One Hippoglossus hippoglossus isolate fHipHip1 chromosome 5, fHipHip1.pri, whole genome shotgun sequence genomic window carries:
- the LOC117761135 gene encoding myosin heavy chain, fast skeletal muscle-like isoform X2 produces MSGDQELSCFGPACIYLRKPERERVEAQNTPFDAKTAFFVTEPAEMYLKGKLVKKEGGKATVEIKGGKTLTVKDDDIFPMNPPKYDKIEDMAMMTHLSEPSVLYNLKERYAAWMIYTYSGLFCVTVNPYKWLPVYDSVVVAGYRGKKRIEAPPHIFSISDNAYQFMLQDRENQSILITGESGAGKTVNTKRVIQYFATIAVAGGKKDAHTSGKMQGSLEDQIIAANPLLEAYGNAKTVRNDNSSRFGKFIRIHFGTTGKLASADIETYLLEKSRVTFQLSAERSYHIFYQLMTGHKPELIEALLITTNPYDYQMISQGEITVKSIDDIEEFIATDTAIDILGFTLEEKAGIYKLTGSVMHHGNMKFKQKQREEQAEPDGSEVADKIAYLMGLNSADLLKALCYPRVKVGNEFVTKGQTVNQVNNSVSALCKSVYEKMFLWMVIRINEMLDTRQARSYFIGVLDIAGFEIFDYNSLEQLCINFTNEKLQQFFNHHMFVLEQEEYKKEGIEWEFIDFGMDLAACIELIEKPMGIFSILEEECMFPKASDMTFKNKLYDQHLGKSKAFEKPKPAKGKAEAHFSLGHYAGNVDYNVTGWLEKNKDPLNDSVVQLYQKSSVKLLALLYASHAAADAEGSGKKAGKKKGGSFQTVSALFRENLGKLMSNLRCTHPHFVRCLIPNESKTPGLMENFLVIHQLRCNGVLEGIRICRKGFPSRIQYADFKQRYKVLNASVIPEGQFIDNKKASEKLLGSIDVDHSQYKFGHTKVFFKAGLLGTLEEMRDEKLAELVTMTQALCRAYLMRTEFVKMMERREAIYAIQYNIRSFMNVKTWPWMKVYFKIKPLLKSAETEKEMAHMKENFEKTKEDLSKALAKKKELEEKMVSLLQEKNDLLLQVQSEGENLTDAEERCEGLIKSKIQLEAKVKETSERLEDEEEMNGELTAKKRKLEDECSELKKDIDDLELTLAKVEKEKHATENKVKNLVEEMASQDETIAKLSKEKKALQEAHQQTLDDLQAEEDKVNTLTKAKVKLEQQVDDLEGSLEQEKKLRMDLERAKRKLEGDLKLSQESLMDLENDKQQADEKIKKKDFEISQLLGKIEDEQSLGIQLQKKIKEHQARIEELEEEIEAERAARAKVEKQRSDLSRELEEISERLEEAGGATSVQIEMNKKREAEFLKLRRDLEEATLHHEATAAALRKKQADSTAELGEQIDNLQRVKQKLEKEKSEFKMEIDDLSSNMESVAKSKANLEKLCRTLEDQLSELKSKNDENVRQLNDLSVQKARLQTENGEIVRQLEEKESLVSQLTRGKQAFTQQIEELKRHIEEEVKAKNALAHAVQSSRHDCDLLREQYEEEQEAKCELQRGMSKANSEVAQWRSKYETDAIQRTEELEEAKKKLAQRLQDAEECIEAVNAKCASLEKTKQRLQAEVEDLMIDVERANALAANLDKKQRNFDKVLAEWKQKYEESQAELEGSLKEARSMSTELFKMKNSYEETLDHLETLKRENKNLQQEITDLTEQLGETGKTIHELEKGKKTVECEKSEIQTALEEAEATLEHEESKILRVQLELTQVKSEIDRKLAEKDEEIEQIKRNSQRVMETMQSTLDAEIRSRNDAMRVKKKMEGDLNEMEVQLSHANRQAAESQKQLRNVQGHLKDAQLHLDEAIRGQEEMKEQVAMVERRNILMLAEIEELRAALEQTERGRKVAEQELIDASERVGLLHSQNTSLINSKKKLEADLIQIQGEVEDSVQEARNAEEKAKKAITDAAMMAEELKKEQDTSSHLERMKKNMEVTVKDLQHRLDEAENLALKGGKKQLQKLESRVRELEAEVDAEQRRGAEAIKGVRKYERRVKELTYQTEEDKKNVSRLQDLVDKLQLKVKAYKRQAEESEEQANTHLSRYRKVQHEMEEAQERADIAESQVNKLRAKSREIGKVRKTKNHEQQSSIRVI; encoded by the exons ATGAGTGGGGACCAGGAACTGTCCTGTTTTGGGCCGGCGTGCATTTACCTCCGCAAACCCGAAAGGGAGAGGGTAGAGGCTCAGAACACTCCCTTCGATGCTAAAACTGCTTTTTTCGTGACTGAGCCTGCTGAGATGTACTTGAAGGGGAAACTGGTGAAGAAGGAGGGAGGCAAAGCCACAGTGGAGATAAAGGGTGGGAAG actCTCACTGTAAAGGACGATGACATCTTCCCCATGAACCCTCCCAAGTATGATAAGATCGAGGACATGGCCATGATGACCCACCTCAGCGAGCCTTCTGTGCTGTATAACCTCAAAGAGCGTTACGCAGCGTGGATGATCTAC ACCTACTCCGGGCTGTTCTGCGTCACTGTGAATCCCTACAAGTGGCTCCCAGTGTATGATTCAGTGGTTGTAGCAGGatacagaggaaagaagaggattGAGGCTCCACCCCAcatcttctccatctctgaTAACGCCTATCAGTTCATGCTCCAAG ATCGTGAGAATCAGTCTATCCTGATTAC TGGAGAATCCGGTGCAGGAAAGACCGTCAACACCAAACGTGTCATCCAGTACTTTGCGACAATCGCAGTGGCTGGAGGAAAGAAGGATGCACATACTTCTGGAAAAATGCAG GGGTCACTCGAGGATCAAATCATTGCAGCCAACCCCCTGCTGGAGGCTTATGGTAATGCCAAAACTGTCAGGAATGACAACTCATCCCGTTTT gGTAAATTCATCAGAATCCATTTTGGAACAACGGGGAAATTGGCCTCTGCAGATATCGAAACAT ATCTGCTGGAGAAGTCTCGAGTGACGTTCCAGCTGTCTGCTGAGAGGAGCTACCACATCTTCTACCAGCTCATGACGGGTCACAAACCTGAGCTCATAG agGCTCTGCTGATCACCACAAATCCATATGACTATCAGATGATCAGTCAGGGTGAAATCACTGTCAAGAGTATCGATGACATTGAAGAATTCATTGCCACTGAT ACTGCCATCGACATCCTGGGCTTCACTTTAGAAGAGAAAGCCGGCATATACAAGCTGACTGGATCTGTGATGCATCACGGAAACATGAAATTTAAGCAGAAGCAGCGTGAAGAGCAGGCTGAGCCAGACGGCAGTGAGG TGGCAGATAAAATCGCCTACCTCATGGGCCTGAACTCTGCTGATTTGCTCAAAGCTCTTTGCTACCCCAGAGTGAAGGTTGGGAACGAGTTTGTGACCAAAGGTCAAACTGTCAATCAG GTCAACAATTCCGTCAGTGCTCTCTGCAAGTCTGTCTATGAGAAAATGTTCTTGTGGATGGTCATCAGAATCAATGAGATGCTGGACACCAGGCAGGCAAGAAGCTATTTCATCGGTGTCCTGGATATTGCAGGGTTTGAAATCTTTGAT TACAACAGCTTGGAGCAGCTGTGCATCAACTTCACCAATGAAAAACTGCAACAGTTTTTCAACCACCACATGTTTGTCCTGGAGCAAGAAGAGTACAAGAAAGAGGGAATTGAATGGGAGTTCATTGACTTTGGTATGGATCTGGCCGCCTGCATTGAGCTTATTGAGAAG CCAATGGGCATCTTCTCCATCCTTGAAGAGGAGTGCATGTTCCCCAAGGCGTCAGACATGACCTTCAAGAACAAACTGTACGACCAGCATCTTGGTAAAAGCAAAGCCTTTGAGAAACCAAAACCTGCCAAAGGCAAAGCTGAGGCCCACTTCTCTCTGGGGCACTATGCTGGCAATGTTGATTACAATGTCACTGGCTGGTTGGAAAAGAACAAAGACCCCCTGAACGACTCAGTGGTTCAGCTCTACCAGAAGTCTTCAGTCAAACTGCTGGCTCTACTCTATGCATCACACGCCGCAGCAGATG CTGAAGGTAGTGGTAAAAAAGCCGGCAAGAAGAAGGGTGGCTCCTTCCAGACTGTGTCTGCTTTGTTCAGG GAGAATTTGGGCAAGCTGATGAGCAATTTGAGGTGCACACATCCTCATTTTGTGCGCTGTCTTATTCCCAACGAGTCAAAGACTCCAG GTCTTATGGAGAACTTCCTGGTCATCCACCAGCTCAGGTGTAACGGTGTGCTGGAAGGAATCAGGATCTGCAGGAAAGGTTTCCCCAGCAGAATCCAATATGCTGACTTCAAACAGAG ATACAAAGTTCTGAACGCCAGTGTCATCCCTGAGGGTCAGTTTATTGATAACAAGAAGGCCTCAGAGAAACTGTTGGGCTCCATTGATGTGGATCATTCACAGTATAAATTTGGCCACACCAAG GTTTTCTTCAAAGCTGGTCTTCTGGGAACTCTGGAGGAAATGAGAGATGAGAAACTGGCAGAGCTGGTCACAATGACTCAGGCTCTCTGCAGAGCTTACCTCATGAGGACAGAGTTTGTCAAGATGATGGAGCGCAG GGAAGCAATTTATGCCATTCAGTACAACATCCGCTCATTCATGAATGTCAAAACCTGGCCATGGATGAAGGTGTACTTCAAGATCAAGCCTCTGCTGAAGAGTGCAGAGACTGAGAAAGAGATGGCCCACATGAAAGAGAACTTTGAAAAGACCAAAGAGGATTTATCAAAGGCTCTAGCCAAGAAGAAGGAGCTGGAAGAGAAGAtggtttctctgctgcaggagaagaatgATCTCTTGCTTCAAGTGCAGTCT GAAGGTGAAAACCTCACAGATGCTGAGGAAAGGTGTGAGGGGCTCATTAAATCCAAGATCCAGCTTGAGGCCAAAGTCAAAGAGACGTCTGAGAgactggaggacgaggaggaaatgAATGGTGAGTTGACTgcaaagaagaggaagctggaggacgaATGCTCCGAGCTGAAGAAAGACATTGACGACTTGGAGCTCACGCTGGCCAAGGTGGAAAAGGAGAAACATGCCACTGAGAACAAG GTTAAAAACCTGGTGGAGGAAATGGCTTCTCAAGATGAGACCATTGCAAAGCTGTCTAAAGAGAAGAAAGCCCTCCAAGAGGCTCATCAGCAGACCCTGGATGATCTGCaggcagaggaagacaaagtcAACACTCTGACGAAGGCTAAAGTGAAGCTGGAGCAGCAAGTGGACGAT CTCGAAGGTTCTCTGGAGCAAGAAAAGAAGCTTCGTATGGACCTTGAACGAGCCAAAAGAAAGCTTGAGGGAGATCTCAAGCTGTCCCAGGAATCCTTAATGGATCTGGAGAACGACAAGCAGCAGGCTGACgagaaaataaagaa gAAGGACTTTGAGATAAGCCAGCTCCTGGGTAAGATTGAGGATGAACAGTCTCTTGGGATCCAGCTGCAGAAAAAGATAAAGGAACATCAG GCTCGTattgaggagctggaggaggagatcgAGGCCGAGAGAGCTGCTCGGGCCAAGGTAGAGAAGCAGAGGTCTGATCTCTCCAGGGAACTTGAAGAGATCAGCGAGAGGCTGGAAGAAGCCGGAGGAGCGACATCTGTTCAAATCGAGATGAACAAGAAGCGCGAGGCCGAGTTTCTGAAGCTGCGTCGTGATCTCGAAGAGGCCACGCTGCACCACGAGGCCACGGCTGCAGCTCTGCGCAAGAAGCAGGCTGACAGCACGGCGGAGCTGGGAGAGCAGATCGATAACCTCCAGAGAGTCAAACAGaagctggagaaagagaaaagtgaatTCAAGATGGAGATCGACGACCTCAGCAGCAACATGGAGTCTGTCGCCAAATCGAAG gCAAATCTTGAAAAGCTCTGCAGGACATTAGAAGATCAACTGAGTGAGCTCAAGTCCAAGAATGATGAGAATGTTCGTCAGCTCAATGACCTGAGTGTACAGAAGGCAAGACTTCAAACTGAAAACG GTGAAATTGTGCgtcagctggaggagaaagaatcTCTTGTTTCTCAGCTGACAAGAGGCAAGCAGGCTTTTACTCAGCAGATCGAGGAGCTGAAGAGACACATAGAGGAGGAAGTTAAG GCCAAGAACGCCCTGGCTCATGCTGTGCAGTCATCCCGTCATGACTGCGACCTGCTCAGAGAGCAGtatgaagaggagcaggaggccaaGTGTGAGCTGCAGCGAGGGATGTCCAAGGCCAACAGCGAGGTGGCTCAGTGGAGAAGCAAATACGAGACTGATGCCATTCAGCGCactgaggagctggaggaggccaa GAAAAAGCTCGCCCAGCGTCTTCAGGATGCAGAGGAATGCATCGAGGCTGTGAATGCTAAATGTGCCTCTCTGGAAAAGACCAAACAGAGACTGCAGGCTGAAGTGGAGGACCTGATGATCGATGTGGAGAGAGCCAACGCTCTGGCTGCTAACCTCGACAAGAAGCAGAGGAACTTTGACAAG GTTCTTGCAGAGTGGAAGCAGAAGTATGAGGAGAGCCAGGCCGAGCTGGAGGGATCTCTGAAGGAGGCTCGGTCAATGAGCACTGAgctgtttaaaatgaaaaactcatATGAAGAAACTCTGGATCACCTGGAGACTCTGAAGAGGGAGAACAAGAACCTGCAAC AGGAGATCACAGACCTGACTGAACAGCTTGGTGAGACCGGTAAGACGATCCATGAGCTtgagaagggaaagaaaacGGTGGAATGTGAGAAATCAGAGATCCAAACTGctctggaggaggcagag GCTACGCTGGAGCACGAGGAGTCCAAGATCCTGCGTGTCCAGCTGGAGCTCACCCAAGTCAAGAGTGAAATTGACAGGAAACTTGCTGAGAAGGACGAGGAGATCGAGCAGATCAAGAGGAACAGCCAGAGAGTGATGGAGACCATGCAGAGCACGCTGGACGCTGAGATCAGGAGCAGGAACGATGCCATGAGGGtcaagaagaagatggagggagaccTAAACGAGATGGAGGTTCAGCTGAGCCATGCCAACCGACAGGCAGCTGAATcccagaaacagctgagaaacGTGCAGGGGCATCTTAAG GATGCACAACTGCACCTTGATGAAGCGATCAGAGGTCAGGAGGAAATGAAGGAGCAGGTGGCCATGGTGGAGCGCAGGAACATCCTGATGCTGGCTGAGATCGAGGAGCTCAGAGCTGCACTGGAGCAGACGGAGAGAGGCCGCAAAGTGGCTGAACAGGAGCTGATTGATGCCAGCGAGCGCGTGGGACTGCTGCACTCTCAG AACACCAGCCTCATCAACAGCAAGAAGAAGTTAGAGGCTGACCTCATTCAGATCCAGGGTGAAGTGGAGGATTCTGTTCAGGAAGCAAGAAATGCTGAAGAAAAGGCCAAGAAGGCCATCACTGAT GCAGCCATGATGGCAGAGGAActgaagaaggagcaggacaCCAGCTCTCATttggagaggatgaagaagaacatGGAGGTGACAGTGAAGGACCTGCAGCACCGCCTGGATGAAGCTGAGAATCTGGCGCTGAAGGGCGGCAAGAAGCAGCTCCAGAAACTGGAGTCTAGG GTGCGTGAGCTTGAGGCTGAAGTTGACGCCGAGCAGAGACGAGGAGCAGAGGCCATCAAGGGTGTTCGGAAATATGAGAGAAGAGTGAAGGAGCTCACCTATCAG ACCGAAGAGGACAAGAAGAACGTCAGCAGACTTCAGGATCTGGTGGACAAGCTGCAGCTCAAAGTGAAGGCCTACAAGAGGCAGGCTGAGGAATCT GAGGAGCAGGCCAACACTCACCTGTCCAGGTACAGGAAGGTTCAGCACGAGATGGAGGAGGCTCAGGAGCGAGCCGACATCGCCGAGTCTCAGGTCAACAAGCTGAGGGCCAAGAGTCGGGAAATTGGAAAAGTAAGAAAGACAAAAAATCACGAGCAACAAAGCAGCATACGTG ttatttga